One segment of Parvularcula sp. IMCC14364 DNA contains the following:
- a CDS encoding DUF2785 domain-containing protein: MKKYLASITLAACTFSPAMATEAPACSPLGMDKTSVMALREAEFTLENEAKYQTLAMDLIACLGHPDPDLRDKIGYEGLSKLMREKRISAAQIVDVGKTLIEKINEPDTDGFLRPFAALVLSEVARADRIDDILTAGQRQVLIDEATAYISDITDYRGFDEDEGWRHGVAHGADLLMQLTLNDALDRKQILQIRDTIGAQIMASNEHFYLYGEPERLARPILFAARRGLITETEWTAWFETITAPAPFDSWGDVFFSQEGLAKRHNLRGFAMAIYVNADVSSNENYKVLLSGALATLGQTN, from the coding sequence ATGAAAAAATATCTCGCCTCCATAACGCTGGCTGCCTGCACATTTTCACCCGCAATGGCCACAGAAGCGCCTGCCTGCTCTCCTCTGGGGATGGATAAAACATCCGTGATGGCATTGCGTGAAGCCGAATTCACCCTTGAGAATGAAGCGAAATATCAAACTCTGGCTATGGATCTCATCGCCTGCCTTGGCCACCCGGACCCTGATCTGCGTGACAAGATCGGATATGAAGGACTGTCAAAGCTCATGCGCGAAAAACGCATTTCAGCTGCGCAGATTGTTGATGTCGGCAAGACACTGATCGAGAAGATAAATGAGCCGGATACAGACGGATTTTTACGACCATTCGCCGCACTGGTATTATCTGAAGTGGCTCGTGCAGACCGAATAGACGATATCCTGACAGCGGGTCAGCGCCAGGTTCTGATTGATGAGGCCACTGCCTATATCAGTGACATCACAGACTATCGCGGGTTTGATGAAGACGAAGGCTGGCGACATGGTGTCGCCCACGGCGCAGACCTGTTGATGCAACTGACCCTCAATGACGCGCTGGACCGGAAACAGATTCTGCAGATACGCGATACTATCGGTGCCCAGATTATGGCTTCAAACGAGCATTTTTACCTATACGGGGAGCCGGAACGACTGGCGCGGCCAATCCTTTTTGCCGCACGCCGCGGACTGATCACCGAAACAGAATGGACGGCATGGTTTGAAACTATTACAGCACCTGCGCCGTTCGACAGTTGGGGGGATGTCTTCTTTTCTCAGGAGGGTCTTGCCAAGAGACATAACCTACGCGGCTTTGCCATGGCAATCTATGTGAATGCGGATGTAAGCAGCAATGAAAATTATAAAGTGCTTTTGTCGGGTGCCTTGGCAACGCTTGGCCAAACCAATTGA
- a CDS encoding PaaI family thioesterase produces the protein MSDDMKDAFNQMAPPFAKLLGMKVTNATRERVVAELFVSDELTTATPILHGGAIMALADNLGAMGTILNLPSGATTTTIESKTNLMGSVPAGEIAYADATPLHIGRSTQVWQTRVTRENGKLAAIVTQTQMVKLLG, from the coding sequence ATGAGTGACGACATGAAAGATGCTTTTAACCAGATGGCGCCGCCTTTCGCGAAATTGCTTGGAATGAAAGTGACCAACGCAACCAGGGAAAGGGTAGTGGCAGAATTGTTCGTCTCTGACGAGCTGACGACCGCAACGCCGATTCTTCATGGTGGTGCGATTATGGCGCTTGCGGATAACCTGGGCGCAATGGGCACGATCCTGAATCTGCCAAGTGGTGCCACGACAACCACGATCGAAAGTAAAACGAATTTAATGGGAAGTGTGCCTGCCGGTGAAATCGCTTATGCTGACGCTACGCCTTTACATATTGGGCGCTCGACCCAAGTATGGCAGACCCGGGTTACGCGTGAAAACGGTAAGCTCGCTGCTATTGTCACTCAGACCCAGATGGTTAAGTTGCTGGGGTAG
- a CDS encoding PaaI family thioesterase: MTRTALSQQQEKFFTALRNGQWEMPPRLKNLGIRPDLWLKEVSYGRTLYEWPNEGQRDIEGARVFGGWIAGFSDHIVSMTMASALEDGEWFTTTELTTRMFRPMKRGLIRIEGRLISRGRTTGFVEADWIDEEGRLVAKAAAAKAIRKMEELGADQFLKQ; this comes from the coding sequence ATGACCAGAACAGCTTTATCCCAACAACAGGAAAAATTCTTCACCGCTTTGCGCAACGGCCAGTGGGAGATGCCACCGCGGTTGAAAAATCTCGGTATTCGACCGGATTTGTGGCTCAAGGAAGTAAGTTACGGACGTACACTGTATGAATGGCCCAATGAGGGGCAACGCGATATTGAAGGCGCGCGTGTTTTTGGTGGCTGGATCGCAGGCTTCTCTGACCATATTGTATCCATGACCATGGCAAGTGCCCTGGAAGATGGGGAATGGTTCACAACAACAGAACTAACAACACGGATGTTTCGCCCCATGAAGCGCGGATTGATCCGCATCGAAGGGCGGCTCATCAGTCGTGGGCGCACGACCGGGTTTGTTGAGGCGGACTGGATAGACGAGGAAGGGCGCTTGGTGGCAAAAGCGGCTGCCGCAAAGGCCATCCGCAAGATGGAAGAATTGGGTGCGGATCAGTTCCTGAAGCAGTAA
- a CDS encoding MFS transporter, which produces MNPRLYILPLAPFAFGTSAYVFTGLLEPMASDLDVSIAAAGQLQTAFAVACAIGGPMLARMTGQYDRRLLLVTVMGIVLLTNIASALAPGFSFLVAARIAAGFLGALTVPLASMIAVGLVAPEKRASALAIIFAGNTMAFLLGVPLGSVIGDLFGWRGSFWFAACISAIVLAAIAAFAPRVPLPPPPPAGAFRMALSGANSKLMLLTLLAFIATFTTVAFVGPVVTLSTGLTGGAIAAMQVFVGLGSIAGLALGARLAGMAARKTIAVLAAVIIATQMIYVMGMRADLGVIDIPLFALVTVFSAGALFAMAPITQVRLAAAAGPAATVAFALNGSMIFLGQGLGAALGGSVIAFSSLPAVGYAGALVAFSALCLALTLSNDADRT; this is translated from the coding sequence GTGAACCCACGTCTTTATATCCTGCCGCTGGCACCTTTCGCTTTTGGGACCAGCGCATATGTTTTTACTGGTCTGTTGGAGCCGATGGCGTCAGACTTGGATGTCAGTATCGCTGCTGCCGGGCAGTTGCAGACCGCTTTTGCCGTGGCCTGTGCCATCGGTGGGCCGATGCTGGCAAGAATGACAGGTCAATATGATCGGCGCCTGTTGCTGGTGACGGTCATGGGCATTGTCTTGTTGACAAATATCGCTTCGGCGCTGGCGCCCGGGTTTTCCTTTCTTGTTGCCGCTCGCATTGCTGCCGGCTTTCTGGGGGCGTTAACGGTGCCGTTGGCGTCGATGATTGCCGTCGGGCTCGTCGCGCCAGAAAAACGGGCGAGCGCTCTTGCGATTATTTTTGCGGGCAACACGATGGCGTTCCTTTTAGGCGTACCACTGGGCAGTGTGATTGGTGATCTGTTTGGCTGGCGTGGTTCATTTTGGTTTGCGGCCTGCATATCGGCGATTGTTCTGGCAGCTATAGCGGCTTTTGCCCCGAGGGTGCCGTTACCGCCGCCGCCGCCTGCGGGTGCTTTCAGGATGGCACTCTCTGGTGCCAATTCGAAACTGATGCTTCTGACCCTTCTTGCTTTTATTGCGACTTTTACAACTGTTGCCTTTGTTGGGCCGGTTGTGACCCTGAGTACAGGGCTGACAGGTGGGGCGATTGCGGCAATGCAGGTGTTTGTTGGGCTCGGTAGTATCGCTGGCCTTGCCTTGGGCGCGCGGCTTGCCGGGATGGCAGCCCGGAAGACCATCGCCGTTCTTGCAGCTGTTATAATCGCGACACAGATGATTTATGTCATGGGGATGAGGGCAGATTTGGGTGTCATCGACATCCCGCTTTTCGCACTGGTTACCGTGTTCAGCGCCGGGGCGCTGTTTGCCATGGCGCCAATCACGCAGGTTCGCCTTGCCGCGGCGGCCGGCCCGGCGGCAACTGTCGCCTTTGCGCTAAATGGTTCAATGATTTTCCTCGGCCAGGGACTGGGAGCAGCCCTTGGCGGTAGCGTCATCGCCTTCTCGAGTCTGCCAGCAGTAGGATATGCTGGTGCGCTGGTTGCGTTTTCGGCCCTTTGTCTGGCGCTGACATTATCGAATGACGCTGATCGTACCTAA
- a CDS encoding glutathione peroxidase, whose product MLRKWIAIMMACVIPVTVGPVSAESESNAYGFSFVSLYGEDMPLAQYEGKVLLLVNTASRCGFTHQYDALQTLWETYQDDGLVVIGIPSNDFGGQEPGSEQEIKKFCEANFGINFPMTEKTVVTGSNAHPFYQWISSQKGAPRWNFHKYLIGRDGHPVEAFTSSVEPMSETLTGAIEALL is encoded by the coding sequence ATGCTGAGAAAATGGATCGCTATCATGATGGCCTGCGTGATCCCGGTGACAGTCGGTCCTGTTTCAGCTGAAAGCGAAAGCAACGCCTATGGCTTTTCCTTTGTCAGTCTGTATGGGGAAGATATGCCCCTGGCTCAATACGAAGGCAAAGTATTGCTGCTTGTCAACACCGCCTCACGTTGCGGCTTCACGCATCAGTATGACGCGCTGCAAACACTTTGGGAAACATATCAAGATGATGGATTGGTCGTCATCGGCATACCCTCGAATGATTTCGGCGGGCAGGAACCAGGCTCAGAACAGGAAATCAAAAAATTCTGTGAAGCAAACTTCGGCATCAATTTCCCAATGACCGAGAAGACCGTCGTCACTGGCAGCAACGCACACCCGTTCTATCAATGGATCAGCTCACAAAAGGGTGCCCCGCGCTGGAACTTCCACAAATATCTGATCGGGCGTGATGGTCATCCGGTAGAGGCTTTCACTTCTTCAGTCGAACCCATGTCAGAAACGCTGACCGGCGCCATTGAAGCCCTGCTATGA
- a CDS encoding lytic transglycosylase domain-containing protein has protein sequence MIRFCVIMASALMAFCHVAAAQVARPLSDADAQAYSRIFEVQETGQWLEADRLIGQLSDKSLMGHVLYQRYMHPTAYRSSFAELKRWLDAYADHPGADAIYTLATKRRPSGAARPLRPTPRRWRTQDDEERWLHPTVKQDYATAANLAEVRRIENYIRFLNKDDRPTQALNYINAGRYRSQLSTAQYDRIRSWIAASYFYNEKTGKAKQIATDVAQRNGDVAVLAYWIAGLTHWRDGDHAVAADFFARMASVPYQEPELRSAAGFWAARGALKTGQVDSVIPNLEIAAQYPYTFYGQLALAQLGRKASINWASPALTPSDWADLSRRNDRVRRAAALAQAGQYSKAQEELRWAHGELSDTDDVALMAVAFDLNLWAAQVTMALASDAERPENFQLQPGLYPVPDFVPNGGFTIDRALLFGLIRQESKFMTDARSRVGAVGLMQLMPRTASYVSGDQSLQYRSGRSRLADPGYNMQLGQSYVESLLTRYTDGDLFDMALSYNWGPGNLRRFKASSGITDQLLLLESIPNPEARDFVEHVMTNMWIYRDRFGQPAPSRDAAAAGQQPFYQRLD, from the coding sequence ATGATCCGTTTTTGCGTGATTATGGCCAGTGCACTGATGGCATTTTGTCATGTTGCTGCAGCGCAGGTTGCCCGACCGCTGAGCGACGCTGACGCACAAGCCTATTCCCGTATCTTTGAGGTGCAGGAAACCGGGCAGTGGCTGGAAGCGGATCGGTTGATCGGGCAGCTCTCTGACAAGAGCTTGATGGGGCATGTACTCTATCAACGCTATATGCATCCCACGGCCTATCGTTCTTCCTTTGCAGAGCTCAAGCGCTGGCTTGATGCTTATGCTGACCACCCGGGGGCTGACGCGATTTACACGCTGGCGACAAAACGTCGCCCGTCCGGCGCAGCGCGTCCTTTGCGCCCGACACCGCGCCGCTGGCGCACGCAGGATGATGAAGAGCGCTGGCTCCACCCGACAGTGAAGCAGGATTATGCGACAGCAGCAAATCTGGCGGAGGTCAGGCGGATAGAAAATTATATCCGCTTCCTGAACAAGGATGACAGGCCAACACAAGCGCTGAATTATATCAATGCGGGCAGATACAGGAGCCAGCTTTCCACAGCACAATATGATCGTATCCGCTCATGGATTGCAGCATCCTATTTCTACAATGAAAAAACCGGCAAGGCGAAACAGATTGCCACCGATGTTGCACAGCGCAATGGCGATGTCGCTGTTCTAGCCTACTGGATTGCAGGCCTTACCCATTGGCGTGATGGCGATCATGCCGTTGCTGCAGACTTTTTCGCGCGCATGGCATCCGTACCATATCAGGAGCCGGAACTGCGCTCTGCTGCAGGTTTTTGGGCAGCGCGCGGGGCGTTGAAAACAGGGCAGGTTGATAGCGTTATACCGAATTTGGAGATCGCAGCACAATATCCGTACACATTCTATGGACAGCTTGCCCTGGCTCAACTCGGCCGGAAGGCCAGTATCAACTGGGCCTCACCAGCATTGACACCGTCTGACTGGGCAGACCTCTCGCGGCGAAATGATCGTGTAAGACGGGCTGCTGCGCTAGCGCAGGCCGGGCAATACAGCAAGGCGCAGGAGGAGTTGCGCTGGGCCCATGGTGAGTTGAGTGATACGGATGATGTCGCGCTGATGGCTGTCGCATTCGATTTGAACTTATGGGCGGCACAAGTTACAATGGCATTGGCTTCGGATGCTGAACGGCCTGAAAATTTCCAACTACAACCAGGGCTTTATCCAGTACCTGATTTTGTCCCCAATGGCGGTTTTACCATTGACCGGGCTTTGCTGTTTGGTTTGATCCGCCAGGAAAGCAAATTCATGACAGATGCGCGCAGTCGCGTTGGGGCCGTTGGTCTGATGCAGTTGATGCCACGTACAGCAAGCTATGTTTCCGGTGATCAATCGTTGCAATATCGATCAGGGCGCAGCCGCCTGGCAGATCCCGGCTATAATATGCAGCTGGGTCAATCCTATGTGGAGAGCTTGCTGACGCGGTACACGGACGGGGATCTTTTCGATATGGCACTTTCCTATAACTGGGGCCCGGGAAATCTGCGTCGGTTCAAAGCGTCTTCCGGTATTACGGATCAACTCCTGCTGCTTGAATCAATCCCCAACCCTGAAGCGCGTGACTTCGTCGAGCATGTCATGACCAATATGTGGATTTACCGGGATCGTTTCGGTCAGCCAGCACCCAGCCGGGATGCGGCGGCGGCTGGACAACAGCCATTCTATCAGCGTCTGGATTAG
- a CDS encoding AarF/ABC1/UbiB kinase family protein, which translates to MAEHDEDNGSAVPSHRLSRLARFTGLAGSIAGNMAVEGAKQLARGDRPAMSDLLLTPANARKVADQLANLRGAAMKVGQLLSMDAGELLPPELADVLSRLRASAEPMPAAQLRRVMSDSWGRDWLRNFSRFDVKPVAAASIGQVHRAKTRDGRDLAVKVQYPGVRESIDSDVDNLATLIRMAGVLPQGVNVAPLLTEAKRQLKEEADYICEGAYLKRYGDLLEGAQDYQVPTFHADLTTQNVLSMDYVGGVPVESLTDAPQEERDHVVTLLINLVFREMFDFNLMQTDPNFANYRYDRESRQLVLLDFGATREIDPAFAGKYRQLMVAGHDRDHEAIKRAAIDIGFFDEATDLAHQQLMAEVFEIGLEPQRQTGPFDFGSTDLAERLREKGLEVRKDRDFAHLPPIDSLYLHRKFGGTYLLASRLKARVDVNSIASQYL; encoded by the coding sequence ATGGCAGAGCATGATGAAGATAACGGCAGTGCAGTGCCCAGCCACCGGTTGTCACGTCTTGCCCGGTTTACCGGCCTTGCCGGCAGCATAGCTGGCAACATGGCTGTTGAAGGGGCGAAGCAACTGGCCCGCGGGGACCGCCCTGCCATGTCCGATCTGTTGCTCACACCTGCAAATGCCCGAAAGGTCGCCGACCAGCTGGCAAATTTGCGCGGGGCCGCGATGAAAGTTGGCCAGCTTCTCTCTATGGATGCCGGTGAGCTGCTACCGCCAGAACTTGCGGACGTCCTGTCTCGCCTGCGCGCCTCTGCTGAACCAATGCCCGCCGCGCAGCTGCGCCGCGTGATGAGCGACAGTTGGGGCCGGGACTGGTTACGAAATTTTTCGCGGTTTGATGTGAAGCCCGTTGCTGCTGCATCCATTGGCCAGGTACACAGGGCCAAGACCCGCGATGGCCGCGATCTGGCCGTAAAAGTTCAATATCCGGGGGTTCGTGAAAGCATCGACAGCGATGTGGACAACCTGGCAACCCTTATCCGGATGGCTGGTGTTCTGCCACAGGGCGTAAATGTTGCACCGCTCCTGACGGAGGCAAAACGCCAGTTGAAAGAAGAGGCGGATTATATTTGCGAAGGCGCATACCTGAAACGATATGGCGACCTTCTGGAAGGCGCGCAGGATTATCAGGTGCCAACCTTCCACGCAGATCTCACAACACAAAACGTTTTGTCCATGGACTATGTTGGGGGAGTGCCCGTGGAAAGCCTGACTGACGCCCCGCAAGAAGAGCGCGACCATGTCGTCACACTACTGATCAACCTGGTCTTCCGGGAGATGTTCGACTTCAACCTGATGCAGACTGATCCGAATTTTGCCAATTACCGTTATGACCGGGAGTCAAGACAACTTGTCCTTCTGGATTTTGGCGCAACACGCGAGATTGATCCTGCTTTTGCCGGGAAATATCGGCAGCTTATGGTCGCAGGTCACGATCGTGACCATGAAGCCATCAAAAGGGCTGCCATTGATATCGGTTTTTTCGATGAAGCAACAGATTTGGCACATCAACAACTGATGGCAGAAGTTTTCGAGATTGGCCTTGAGCCACAGCGTCAGACTGGCCCTTTCGATTTCGGCAGCACAGACCTTGCAGAGCGATTACGCGAGAAAGGCCTGGAAGTGCGCAAGGACCGGGATTTTGCGCACTTACCGCCAATCGATTCGCTTTATCTACACCGTAAATTTGGCGGTACTTATCTGCTGGCCAGTCGCTTGAAAGCCCGGGTGGATGTCAACAGCATTGCCAGTCAGTATCTGTAA